TTTTCGGATCGGTTACATGGCTGTCGAAGTAGCTGCGAACGCGGCTGTGAAGGTCAATCGCCTTGCCAACATAAATAATGACGCCGGAGGCATCACGCATGAGGTAACACCCCGGCTTATGGGGAAGGTTTTTTAGCAGGCTCAGAAGGTGGTCGGAGGGTGTAAAAACCATCATGCCCCCTTGGCTAGGGTGTGTTACCTTACCCCCGCGCTAAAGCACGGGGTTGCGATCAACAGAAACTAACCATCTGCATTCAGTCTGTGTGGAAATGCGTTGCAGACATTCCCTAAGTCATCAAGGGTGATTAGCGCGGCTTGCCGTCTACGGTACGCACCCGCGCCATGTATTTATTAAAGACCTGTTCCCCTTGCGCGTCGCTAATCTGCAAGGTTTGGAGCAGTTCCTTCATCACCTCAATCTCGGCGCTGGAAATATCGGCATCGCTGGTGGCAACAGCGGCGGCATATTCAAAGGCTTGTAAGCGCACGGTTGGCTGGGTGATGATCTGCGCCAAAATGTCGCTCATGAAGGCGCGGCGGTTGGTGGCATCTAGCAAAAACCGATCATGGATGTTCAGCGCCATATCGAAGGTCAGCCCGAATTGGAGGTCATTCAGGGCGGCGATAGGCTCTAAGAGCGCCCGTTCGCGCTGAACGCTTTGCACTTCGCTATCGTCTACCTTGCCGTCGGCAGAGACGATCACCAAACCGAGGACGGCAGCCGCCAACGCCTGATGCAGCCCCCGAAAGTTTGCCAAGACTGTGT
This genomic interval from Anaerolineales bacterium contains the following:
- a CDS encoding TerB family tellurite resistance protein produces the protein MTFLNKITSPLGSPIDAALAAAVTLTTLDGDLLDVEKRVISLFRDEFPPLGDLNEGGFQIAFDKAVTFVSQNMPAADLNRFSREMLAPVVTLPDQRLALYGYLYALAMADLNLDAQETAFLEMIRVAFNLFSVDVETVQNTVLANFRGLHQALAAAVLGLVIVSADGKVDDSEVQSVQRERALLEPIAALNDLQFGLTFDMALNIHDRFLLDATNRRAFMSDILAQIITQPTVRLQAFEYAAAVATSDADISSAEIEVMKELLQTLQISDAQGEQVFNKYMARVRTVDGKPR